A region of the Sinorhizobium arboris LMG 14919 genome:
ATCGTTTCGGTCGGCATGTTCGAACATGTCGGCGTCCATCACTACGACGAGTTCTTCAAGAAGCTGAATGCACTGATGCCGGATGACGGGCTTGCCGTGCTCCATTCGATCGGCCATATGAGTCCGCCCGGCATGGCGAGCGCGTGGCTGCGGAAGTATATCTTCCCCGGCGCCTATTCTCCTGCGCTGTCGGAGGTCTTCGAGGTGGTCGAGCGCAACAGCCTATGGGTGACCGATCTCGAGTTCCTGCGCGTCCACTATGCGACGACGCTTGCCCACTGGGGCGCGCGCTTCGAGAAGAATCGCGACAAGGTGATCGGGATGTATGACGAGCGCTTCGCCCGCATGTGGGAGTTCTACCTGATCAGCGCGGAAATGATGTTCCGCACCGGCAGCCAGCTCGTCTTCCATATGCAGCTGTCGCGATCACGCGACGCGGCGCCGATCGTTCGCGACTACATCACCGATCGCCAGCGCGCCTATATCGAGAAGGAAAAGGCGCTCGACCTGGCGGTTTAGTTCAACCCCAGGATTTCCCCTCCCCAGAAGAGTCCCACAAGAGGGGAGGGGTTGGGGAGGGGTTTGCGGACGCCGATCGTAGAGCTGCGGAAACCGCCCAAGAAGATGCGTTGCCGCCGATCCGTCGCCTTGACGCCTCATGCTTCGGCGCCTATTTAGAATTATTCTAAAGAAGGTTTCGCGATGCTCTCCCGGCTTTTCTCCCGTTACAAACGTCCGTTCCTGTCCTTGAGCGAACAGGAAATCCTTGCCCTCGCCATATCCTCGGAAGAGGACGATGGACGCATCTATCTCGCCTATGCCGACGCGTTGCGCGGTAAATACCCGCACTCCGCCAGGGTTTTCGAGGAGATGGCAGAGGAGGAGAGCCATCACCGTCAGGCTTTGATCGACCTGCATGTTGCCCGTTTCGGCAATCGCATCCCGCTCGTCCGGCGCGAGCACGTGCGCGATTTCCCGGAGCGCAAGCCAGATTGGTTGATCGCCGAGATGCCCATCGAGAAGGCGCGGGCAGAAGCCGAGGCGATGGAGGAGGCGGCGCACCGGTTTTACGTCGAGGCTGCGGCACGCACCCGGGATGCGGCAACGCGCAAGCTCTTGGGCGATCTGGCGATTGCCGAGAAGTCGCATGAATCGCTCGCCCGCCGGCTCGGCGAGAAGCATACGCCGGCGGGCGTGCGCGACGAGGAAGATGAGACCTCACGCCGCCAGTTCATACTCACCTATGTGCAGCCGGGCCTCGCAGGACTGATGGATGGTTCGGTTTCGACGCTCGCGCCGATCTTCGCCGCAGCCTTTGCCACCCAGGATACGTGGCAGACCTTTCTCGTCGGCCTTTCGGCCTCCGTCGGCGCGGGTATCTCGATGGGTTTCACCGAGGCGGCGCATGATGACGGCAAGCTTTCCGGCCGCGGCTCGCCGGTCAAGCGCGGACTCGCCTCCGGCATCATGACGGCGCTCGGAGGTCTCGGCCACGCTCTGCCCTACCTCATTCCGCATTTCTGGACCGCGACAACGACGGCGGTGGCAATCGTCTTCTTCGAGCTGTGGGCGATTGCCTTCATCCAGAACCGGTACATGGAAACGCCCTTCCTGCGGGCCGCCTTCCAGGTGGTGCTCGGTGGCGGTCTGGTTCTCGCCGCAGGCATCGTCATCGGGAATGCTTAGAGAGCGCGTGCGTTTGCGGATACAGGATCGTCGCTCACTGACTGTACTGCCCTTGAGGCGTATCGAGAGAGCGAAACCCGCTCCTCCCTCATCCTGTGACGAGCGCAGGAATGAAGAATTTTGGGGAGGCGTACGCCTTACTGCAACGCCCGCTTGCGGGTATCCGAGCGACTTCACTGACGCGCAATAAAAAAGGCTGCGTCCTGCAGCCTTTTGAAAGGAACTGTTCGCCAGGATCAGTTTCCGACGGAGCCGACCAGCACTTCCCCGCTATTGTCGATTGTGACCCAGCGGCCGCTGTGGTTCGTCGCCTGGCGCTTGAGGAAGCGGTAGGGCGTATGTGTCCACAGCTTTACGCTATTGTCGAGATTGTCGAGAATGAAGTCGCCCTGAGCCGTGCGGACCGTCAGCACCGCATGGCCTTCGCCATCCGGCTTGCGCACGACGGTCATCAGCAGGTTGCTGGCGGAGAAGCCCTTTTGCATCAGGCGTCTGCGCTTTTCGAGCGCGAAGTCCTCGCAATCACCCTGCCTGGTGGGATAGGCCCAAACCTCGTCCCGGCCGGTAAGCTCGATGTCGGTGACCGGTGCGACCTGCCGGTTGACGGAGGCGTTGACCTGGCGAATGGCTGCCCAGCCGCTGGCGGTGACACGTGGCGGGACGGTCGCCTTCGAGCGGACGCTGCATTCGCCCCTGTACTTCTGGCAGAACTCGTAATGCCCGATCGGTTGCGAGGTCACCGCACCGGTCTGCATCCAGGGAGTAGCTCCCGCCTGTGCGGGAATTGCCGTGTTGGTGGAAATGAAAAGCGCACACAGCGCTGCGAAACTTGCCTTAACCCCGGTCCAAGACGCCATACAGATCCCCTGCAACGCGGCCGCATCCGTACCTTCCGGGCCGATCCGCGCAATCAAAAGTTGTCGACAGCTTTTATAGGAATTTCCCCTGCGCTGCTCTAATCGTTAATAAAGAGTTAATATACTCCGCTTGTCGGAGTCAATCGCCTGATTCGGACTAGTCCGTTTTATGGTTAAGGGTCGCGGCAGACCGGCGCAGAAGCCCGTCAGCGCAAGGGCTTGGCCGCGCCTTGAAGAATAATCTCGGGGAATTATGAATAGGCCGGATGGACGAGCCGTGCGCTCAGGCCTTCGTCAGCATGGCGTCGATCGCCTGTCTCAATTTGACAATATCCTCCTCGCGGGACAACCGGTGGTCGCCGTCGCGGATCAGGGTCATGACGACGTCGTCCGCCGGCATGTGCTCCATCAGCTTGAGGGCATGCGTGTAAGGGACGTCCGGATCGCGCATGCCCTGCAGGATATGAACCGGGCAGCCCGTTTCGATCGGTCCTCTCATGACCAGGTTGTTGCGTCCGTCCTCGATGAGGGCTCGGGTGAAGACATTGGGCTCGGGGCTGTATTCCGATGGTTCCTCGAAATAGCCCCGCTCGGCAAGCGAGGTCCTTTCGGCATCGGTCAGATTGGGCTCGATAAGCTCGGCCGTGAAGTCCGGAGCCGGGGCGATCAGCACGAGGCCGCAGAGGCGGTCGGCCTGGCCCCGACCTCTGAGTTCCTCGATCAGGCGCAGCGCGACCCAGGCTCCCATCGAGGAGCCGATCAGGATCATGCGCATGGTGGCCGCGTGGTCGATCACCGCAAGGCTCTCCTCGACCCATCGCGATATCGTGCCGGACCTGTAATCGCCGTCGGACGAGCCGTGGCCGGAATAGTCGAAGCGGATGCAGTCGGTGCCGGCCTCGCGCGCGTGCCGCTCGACCTCCACCGCCTTCGTACCGGTCATGTCGGAGCGGTAGCCGCCGAGCCAGACGAGCGCCGGAAGCTCTGAAGCCTGCCCGTGCTCCAGATGGACATCGGGCCGCTTTCCGGCGTGAAAGATACGCATGGCTATGCTTCTCGCCTCGTCGCCCGTTCCCACTGCGATCCGCGTGATCTCTGTTTCGGCCGGCTTTGTTGACATCGAGTAACTCCCTGGGGACCTGAAAGGACGGGTTTCCTTCTAAAACAGATTCTTTCGGGCATCGACAGAGGATGATTTTCATTGCGGGCCATGCTATTGACTCTGGAGCCGCAATTCACACATTGCCGTCAGTGACTGTTTCAAGCGCTTCTGTTTGAGATCGCGCTGACCTTTTGACCGAACATTTACAATCAACAGCTCGAGGAGAGTACGACCATTCGCAGACCCTTCAAAGCGGACGCTCCAGTCAAGGAAGGACCGCGCGCAAACAAGGAAATCCGGGTCCCCCGGGTTCAGCTTATCGATGCCGAAGGCCAGAACTTGGGCAGCGTTCCGATCGACCAGGCGCTCCGCATGGCGGACGAGGCCGGTCTCGACCTGGTGGAAATCGCACCGAACTCCGATCCGCCGGTGTGCAAGATTCTCGACCTTGGCAAGCTGAAATACGCGAACCAGAAGAAAGCCGCCGAGGCGCGCAAGAAGCAGAAGATCGTCGAGATCAAGGAAATCAAGATGCGCCCGAACATCGACACCCATGATTACGAGGTGAAGATGAAGGCCATGAACCGCTTCTTCGAGGATGGCGACAAGGTCAAGGTGACGCTGAAGTTCCGTGGCCGCGAAATGGCCCACCAGGAACTCGGCATGAAACTTCTGATGCAGGTGAAGGACGACACCCAGGAAATCGCCAAGGTGGAAGCCGAACCCAAGCTCGAAGGGCGCCAGATGATGATGGTGCTTGCGCCGAAGTGATCGGCTGGACCTGATCGGACAACACGCTTCGTGAAGCCGCCCCGGGAGGAGTTCGTGGGGCGGCTTTTCCTTGGGAATGACACCACGCGCGGGCGACTTCGGAACGGCTTGCCTTTTCCGGGATGTGCGGTTATAAGCCCCCGTCCGAACGGTCCGGCAGGGCATGCCGTGGCCGTTCTTAACGCTGGAAACGGGCTTCGTCTGTCTGTTTCACCTATCAAGAACAATGGAGTAGCAAAATGCCCAAGATGAAGACGAAATCGTCTGCCAAGAAGCGGTTCAAAGTCACCGCTACCGGCAAGGTTCGAGCTGCTGCTGCTGGCAAGCGCCACGGCATGATCAAGCGGTCCAACAAGTTCATTCGCGACGCGCGCGGAACCATGGTTCTCGCCGAGCCTGACGGCAAGAAGGTCGTCAAGAACTACCTGCCCAACGGTCTTTAAGACGTCTGGCAATTTGGATTTTAAGGAGATCATGACATGGCACGTGTAAAACGCGGCGTAACCGCCCACGCCAAGCACAAGAAGACGCTCAAGGCCGCCAAGGGTTTCTACGGCCGCCGCAAGAACACCATCCGCGCCGCAAAGGCAGCGGTTGACCGTTCCAAGCAGTACGCCTATCGCGACCGCAAGGTCAACAAGCGCAATTTCCGCGCGCTCTGGATCCAGCGCATCAACGCTGCTGTCCGCGAATTCGGCCTGACCTACGGCCGCTTCATCGACGGCCTGAACAAGGCCGGCATCGAAGTCGACCGCAAGGTTCTGTCCGACATGGCGATCCATGAGCCGGCAGCATTCGGCGCCCTGGTCGAAGCTTCCAAGAAGGCGCTCGCCTATCTGAAGGAAGCCGGCACGGCAAACGAGTTTGAAAGCGCTGTCCGTTAAGCCAGCGTTTTCCCAAGACCGTTTCTGAAATTGTTGGGAAACCCGCGCTGGCAGGGCTGGCGCGGGTTTTTCTTGTTCGGCTCTCCGCGCGATCGTATCGCTGAAGCGTCGAATCGATATACCGAACCGCATCGAGGCAGGACAGAATGAGCGAACTGGAAACATTGGAACGGACCTTGCTGGCGGACATCGACGCCGCCGCCGACGAAGGCGCGATCGAGGCGGTGCGCGTCGGCGCGCTCGGCAAGAAGGGATCGATCTCGGAGCTCCTGAAAACGCTCGGTTCGATGAGCCCCGAGGAGCGCCAGACCCGCGGCGCACGCATCAATGCGCTGAAGAACACGGTGACTGAGGCAATCTCCGCCCGCAAGACGGCACTCAAGGACGCGGCGATCGCGGAAAGGCTGGCGCGCGAGACGGTGGACATCAGCCTGCCCGTCCGGTCCTCGCCGGCCGAGCGGGGCCGCATCCATCCGATCAGCCAGATCGTCGACGAGATCACTGCGATCTTCGGCGACATGGGGTTCTCGATTGCCGAAGGACCGGACATCGAGACGGACTACTACAACTTCACGGCACTGAACTTCCCCGAAGGCCATCCGGCCCGCGAAATGCACGACACCTTCTTCTTCGAGCCCGATGAGAAGGGTGAGCGCAAGGTGCTGCGCACGCACACCTCGCCGGTGCAGATCCGCACGATGGAGGC
Encoded here:
- the rpmI gene encoding 50S ribosomal protein L35, producing the protein MPKMKTKSSAKKRFKVTATGKVRAAAAGKRHGMIKRSNKFIRDARGTMVLAEPDGKKVVKNYLPNGL
- the pheS gene encoding phenylalanine--tRNA ligase subunit alpha, translating into MSELETLERTLLADIDAAADEGAIEAVRVGALGKKGSISELLKTLGSMSPEERQTRGARINALKNTVTEAISARKTALKDAAIAERLARETVDISLPVRSSPAERGRIHPISQIVDEITAIFGDMGFSIAEGPDIETDYYNFTALNFPEGHPAREMHDTFFFEPDEKGERKVLRTHTSPVQIRTMEAEQPPIRIIIPGKTYRQDSDATHSPMFHQVEGLVIDRTANVANMRWVLEEFCKAFFEVDQVTMRFRPSFFPFTEPSFEVDIQCDRSGPIVKFGEGKDWMEILGCGMVHPNVLRAGGLDPDEYQGFAWGMGLDRIAMLKYGMPDLRDFFNADVRWMTHYGFRPLDMPTLFGGLSA
- the mbfA gene encoding iron exporter MbfA; translated protein: MLSRLFSRYKRPFLSLSEQEILALAISSEEDDGRIYLAYADALRGKYPHSARVFEEMAEEESHHRQALIDLHVARFGNRIPLVRREHVRDFPERKPDWLIAEMPIEKARAEAEAMEEAAHRFYVEAAARTRDAATRKLLGDLAIAEKSHESLARRLGEKHTPAGVRDEEDETSRRQFILTYVQPGLAGLMDGSVSTLAPIFAAAFATQDTWQTFLVGLSASVGAGISMGFTEAAHDDGKLSGRGSPVKRGLASGIMTALGGLGHALPYLIPHFWTATTTAVAIVFFELWAIAFIQNRYMETPFLRAAFQVVLGGGLVLAAGIVIGNA
- a CDS encoding transglutaminase-like cysteine peptidase, coding for MASWTGVKASFAALCALFISTNTAIPAQAGATPWMQTGAVTSQPIGHYEFCQKYRGECSVRSKATVPPRVTASGWAAIRQVNASVNRQVAPVTDIELTGRDEVWAYPTRQGDCEDFALEKRRRLMQKGFSASNLLMTVVRKPDGEGHAVLTVRTAQGDFILDNLDNSVKLWTHTPYRFLKRQATNHSGRWVTIDNSGEVLVGSVGN
- a CDS encoding alpha/beta hydrolase translates to MSTKPAETEITRIAVGTGDEARSIAMRIFHAGKRPDVHLEHGQASELPALVWLGGYRSDMTGTKAVEVERHAREAGTDCIRFDYSGHGSSDGDYRSGTISRWVEESLAVIDHAATMRMILIGSSMGAWVALRLIEELRGRGQADRLCGLVLIAPAPDFTAELIEPNLTDAERTSLAERGYFEEPSEYSPEPNVFTRALIEDGRNNLVMRGPIETGCPVHILQGMRDPDVPYTHALKLMEHMPADDVVMTLIRDGDHRLSREEDIVKLRQAIDAMLTKA
- the infC gene encoding translation initiation factor IF-3, whose protein sequence is MRRPFKADAPVKEGPRANKEIRVPRVQLIDAEGQNLGSVPIDQALRMADEAGLDLVEIAPNSDPPVCKILDLGKLKYANQKKAAEARKKQKIVEIKEIKMRPNIDTHDYEVKMKAMNRFFEDGDKVKVTLKFRGREMAHQELGMKLLMQVKDDTQEIAKVEAEPKLEGRQMMMVLAPK
- the rplT gene encoding 50S ribosomal protein L20 → MARVKRGVTAHAKHKKTLKAAKGFYGRRKNTIRAAKAAVDRSKQYAYRDRKVNKRNFRALWIQRINAAVREFGLTYGRFIDGLNKAGIEVDRKVLSDMAIHEPAAFGALVEASKKALAYLKEAGTANEFESAVR